TCCAAAACAAAAATCAAAACCAACAACTATTTTTTTAAGATTTGGAAACTCTTGTTTTAAAAGTTTTATAAATTCTAAACCATCTAGTTTTTTAATGTTTTCTAAAATGTAATAGTATATTGGGTAGTTTGTGTACTCTTGCCTGAAGCTTTTTGGCGTGAGGTTTGCATAGCCTGTTTCAATACAAACAATTGCTCCAAAACTTTCTAAGTGTTTGAAAAGTTCTTGATGAGCAATATGCATACCATCAAATCCACCAATTGCTATACTTTTAATATTTTTTTTATCTACTAAAATAGAAGAGTTCTTCATCATTTCCATCTTTTCCTTGCAATTTACTAATGCTATTTTTTTCTAATTTCCAATTTAATTCTAAAGTTTTACTTAAAAATTTATCTCTTGCTTTTTCTATTGCAAATTTATCTTTAACAACACCTTTTTTATCTCTTTTTATACCAGTTCCAACTTCAAATTGTGGTTTAAAAAGAATAATTATTCTTTTAAAATTTAAAGAGTTTATAGTTTCAATTATATTTAATATTGAGATAAAAGAGACATCGCAAGTTATAATATCAAAACAAATCTCGCTTTTAAAATCTCTTATATCACAGTTTTCAAAAAACTCTATTTTACTATTGTGTTTAATTCTTTCATGAAGTTGATTACTTCCAACATCTACACAAATAACCTTTTTTATTTCATTTTCAAGTAAAATTTGTGTAAAACCACCTGTACTACTTCCTATATCAAGAGCTATAAAATTATTCAAATCTATTTTTATTTCATCAAGAAAAAATTTTAATTTATAAGCAGCTCTTGAAACATAAAAATCCTCTTCAAGTAGC
The Aliarcobacter faecis genome window above contains:
- the tlyA gene encoding 23S rRNA (cytidine-2'-O)-methyltransferase TlyA, encoding MRLDLYLTTNFNIQSRNKASELIKSNKVKIDGKIISKASFIVEEDMNIELLEEDFYVSRAAYKLKFFLDEIKIDLNNFIALDIGSSTGGFTQILLENEIKKVICVDVGSNQLHERIKHNSKIEFFENCDIRDFKSEICFDIITCDVSFISILNIIETINSLNFKRIIILFKPQFEVGTGIKRDKKGVVKDKFAIEKARDKFLSKTLELNWKLEKNSISKLQGKDGNDEELFYFSR